The proteins below are encoded in one region of Balaenoptera ricei isolate mBalRic1 chromosome 6, mBalRic1.hap2, whole genome shotgun sequence:
- the EGR3 gene encoding early growth response protein 3 — protein MTGKLAEKLPVTMSSLLNQLPDNLYPEEIPSALNLFSGSSDSVAHYNQMATENVMDIGLTNEKPNPELSYSGSFQPAPGNKTVTYLGKFAFDSPSNWCQDNIISLMSAGILGVPPASGALSTQTSTASMVQPPQGEVEAMYPALPPYSNCSDLYSEPVSFHDPQGNPGLAYSPQDYQSAKPALDSNLFPMIPDYNLYHHPNDMGSIPEHKPFQGMDPIRVNPPPITPLETIKAFKDKQIHPGFGSLPQPPLTLKPIRPRKYPNRPSKTPLHERPHACPAEGCDRRFSRSDELTRHLRIHTGHKPFQCRICMRSFSRSDHLTTHIRTHTGEKPFACEFCGRKFARSDERKRHAKIHLKQKEKKAEKGGAPSASSAAPVSLAPVVTTCA, from the exons ATGACCGGCAAACTCGCCGAGAAGCTGCCGGTGACCATGAGCAGTTTGCTAAACCAACTGCCTGACAATCTGTACCCCGAGGAGATCCCCAGCGCGCTCAACCTCTTTTCTGGCAGCAGCGACTCGGTAGCCCATTACAATCAGATGGCTACAG AGAATGTGATGGACATCGGTCTGACCAACGAAAAACCCAACCCGGAACTCTCTTATTCGGGCTCCTTCcagccagcccctggcaacaagACCGTGACCTACTTGGGAAAGTTCGCCTTCGACTCCCCTTCCAACTGGTGCCAGGACAACATCATTAGCCTCATGAGCGCCGGCATCTTGGGGGTGCCCCCGGCCTCTGGGGCACTCAGCACGCAAACCTCCACGGCCAGCATGGTGCAGCCGCCGCAGGGGGAAGTGGAGGCCATGTATCCGGCGCTGCCCCCCTATTCTAACTGCAGTGATCTCTACTcggagcctgtgtctttccacGACCCCCAGGGCAACCCCGGGCTCGCCTATTCCCCCCAGGATTACCAATCGGCCAAACCGGCCTTGGACAGCAATCTCTTCCCCATGATTCCTGACTACAACCTATACCACCACCCCAACGACATGGGCTCCATTCCGGAGCACAAGCCCTTCCAGGGCATGGACCCCATCCGGGTCAACCCGCCCCCTATTACCCCCCTGGAGACCATCAAGGCGTTCAAAGACAAGCAGATCCACCCGGGCTTTGGCAGCCTGCCCCAGCCGCCGCTCACGCTCAAGCCCATCCGGCCCCGCAAGTACCCCAACCGACCCAGCAAGACCCCGCTCCACGAGCGGCCCCACGCGTGCCCGGCGGAGGGCTGCGACCGCCGTTTCAGCCGCTCGGACGAGCTGACCCGGCATCTGCGCATCCACACGGGCCACAAGCCCTTCCAGTGCCGGATCTGCATGCGGAGCTTCAGCCGCAGCGACCACCTTACCACTCACATCCGCACGCATACGGGCGAGAAGCCCTTTGCCTGCGAGTTCTGCGGGCGCAAGTTTGCGCGCAGCGACGAGCGCAAGCGCCACGCCAAGATCCACCTCaagcaaaaggagaagaaggCGGAGAAGGGGGGTGCGCCTTCTGCGTCCTCGGCGGCCCCGGTGTCCCTGGCCCCTGTGGTCACCACCTGCGCCTGA